In Chromatiales bacterium, the genomic stretch CGGCGAACAATGCGGGATTCAGACGATTGCGGCATGCCCTTCCCAGACAAGCACCACACCGGGCTCGCCAGGCCGGGCCATCGCCCAGTCAGCCAGCCAAAGGTTTGCAACGGCGGCCAGTTCGCCGCCGGCATACAGCAAGGGAATATGGCCGCGCATCCACGGCACGACGGCATGTTTCTGAAACAGGTATTTCAGGGTCCGGTGGTGCAGATCCCCGCTGGTCTGCACCGCTTCCCCGCCGGCGCGAAAAGCGACCCGCAGCCCGCCGCTCAGGGCGCTTGACGCCAGACCGACACCGACCGTTGGCTGCAGTCGCAGTCGGCCACGCGGGCCGCCGAGCAGCAATTCGCCCTCACCGCTCCAGACATGACTATCAGCCAGACCGGCAACCGGTCCGGCTTCGATCAGGTACAGGCGCTCACGAAAGCGCCGGATCTCATGGTCTGACCAGGCGAGCACCGGATGACGATCTACCCGCGCATCCAGCAGCTGCTGCAGGCCCGAACGGAGCCGCTGCTCCGGTGGCATGGACCAGCCGCGTCGCCTCACGAGACTGCGAATGAGGTTGCGCTGGCGGGCTGCACCGAGCGCGCGAAACGGCAGCAGGCTCAGGGCCCCTTCCCGCATCACGGCGAGTTCATCAATGTGCGCAAGGTCTTCGAGCAGATTTGCCGCCTCGCCGGCCAGCCGGGCACTGCGCCCCGCCGCCCGGGCCGCCGTCGGCCAGCGCAGCCGCAGCGCCGGAACGACCTGGGCACGCAGGAAATTGCGATCCAGCGCGATATCGGCGTTCGTCGGATCATCGATCCAGTGGAGCGCATGGATCCCCGCATAGGCCTCGATGCTCGCACGCGATACGCCGAGCAGCGGCCGGCACAGTCGTCCGGCGGCAAAATCGCTGCCGGAGGGTATGCCGGCGAGGCCACTCACGCCGGAACCACGCAGCAGATGCAGGAGCACCGTCTCTAGCTGGTCGTCTTCATGGTGGGCGGTCAGCAGCCACTCCCCGGGGTGGATCTCGGCACGCAAGGCCGAGTAGCGCGCTTCCCGCGCCGCAGCCTCGATGCCATGCCCCGCATCCCTTGATATCACGACCGACCGGACACGCAGCGGTACATCCAGGCCGGCGCAGAACTGCGCACAGTGACGGGCCCATGTGTCCGCCCGGGATTGCAAGCCATGATTGACATGCACCGCGCGCAGCTGCCAGTCGTTCCGGTCACGCAGCCCGGCCAGCGCATGCAACAGCACGGAGGAATCGCGACCACCGCTCAGGGCAACACACAGGGATATCCCGCCCGGAATGGACCGGGTCAGACTCTGCGGAATATCTGCAAGCTGGCTGCTCATCTGCTGACCAGCATGGCTTCAGCCCGGCTCAGCTCTCACGAAAACTGCCATATGAAGCCAGACGCGCCGAGCGTCGTCGCAGCAACTCGTTGACATCCACGGCATCGAAATCGCGCATGTGCCTCACCAGCGCGCCGCGTATGGACTCGGCAGTGACCGCCGGATCGCGATGCGCGCCTCCCAGCGGTTCGCGCACCACTTCGTCGACCAGACCCAGCTCGCGCAGCCGTGGGGCCGTTACGCCCATCGCTTCAGCCGCGAGTTCAGCCTTCTCCGCACTCTTCCACAGGATGCTCGCGCAACCTTCCGGCGAAATAACCGAGTAAATACTGTACTCGAGCATCAGCACCCGATCAGCAACACCGATCGCCAGCGCGCCGCCGGAACCGCCCTCACCGATCACGATGCTGATGATCGGTACCTTGAGGTGGGCCATCTCGAACAGGTTGCGTGCGATAGCCTCACTCTGCCCCCGCTCCTCGGCGCCGATGCCCGGGTAGGCGCCCGGCGTATCGATGAAGCTGATCACCGGCAGACGAAACTTCTCGGCCATGCGGAACAGTCGCAGCGCCTTGCGATAACCCTCGGGCTTCGGCATGCCGTAGTTGCGGCGCACCCGCTCCTTCGTGTCCCGGCCCTTCTGCTGGCCGATATAGACCACCGGCTTGCCGTCCAGACGCCCGAGACCGCCGACCATCGCCGGGTCATCCGCATACATCCGGTCGCCATGCAGCTCCTGGAAGTCGGGGCTGATGACACCAAGATAGTCCAGCGTATAGGGGCGAAGCGGGTGGCGTGCAAGCTGGGCAACCTGCCACGACGAGAGGCTCGAAAATATGCTGCGCGTGAGCGTATCGCTCTTCGCTTTCAGGCGCGCAATCTCATCGCTGATGTTGACCTCGGAATCATCACCGACAAAACGCAGCTCGTCGATTTTCGCTTCGAGCTCCGCGATGGGCTGTTCAAAATCCAGAAATTTCAGAGCCGTGACTCCCTGCTGCGACTGCCGCGCGGCCACACTAAACCGGCGCACGCCCGCCTTACAAGCCACCCATACCGCCTGTTCACTGCCTCGGGCCCTCATACACGAAACGGAAGCCGTCGTTCCCGACCAGTTCCGACAGCCGTTCGCGGAGTTCACGTGCCGGCCGGATCGACCAGTCGCTGCCCAGCACCAGTCGCGCCTGGCCGCCATTGTGCCGATAGTGCACCGTCACCGCACAGCGACCCGGCCGATGAGGCTCCAGCACGTTCTTGAGCAGCTCCGGCGTCAGGTTGCGCTCCACATCGGTACGCCAGCGCAGCAGGAGACCGGTAGCGCGTGCCTCGACCAGGCGGTCGAGATCCAGCACGTCTTTGGCGGCAAGCCGCCAGCCGTTGATGAACTCGTCAAAGCGCAGTGAGCCGCTGATGGCCACCAGCGCCTGACTGCCGAGCAGGTGGCGCCAGCGGTCGTAGGCCTCCTGAAAAAATCCGACCTCAATCGTCCCGGTGCCGTCATCCAGCTCGACCGATACGCGGGAACCACGCTTGCGTATCGATGCAACGATACCGCCAACCGTAACTTCACGGGCCGGACCGCGAAACTCACCCGCTACGGGTGGCGGTTCCGAGATCAGCCCCTCGATGGTCGAGCTGCAGATGAATGGCTGGTCGGCGCGGTACTGGTCAAAGGGATGACCGCTGAGATAAAGACCGAGGCTTTCCCGCTCGGCCTGCAGTTTGCGGCCCAGCCCCCAGTCGGCAAGCTCCGGCACGACTTGCTCGGCAGCCGGCTGGCTGGCCGGCGCACCGAACATGTCCTCCTGGCCTGCCCGGTCGGCCGCAGCTGCCTGATCCGCCGCGTCCATCGCGCGTGGCAACTCCGCGAGCAGGCTCGGCCGGTTCGGTCCGAGGGCATCCAGAGCGCCGGCCTTGATCAGTGCTTCGACCGGCCGACGGCCGAGCTTCTGGCCTCCAACCCGCACGCAGAAATCCTGCAGACTCCGGTAGATCCCGGATTCGTTCCGCTGCGCGACTATGTGTTCAGCAGCCCCCTGCCCCACGCCCTTGATCGCACCAAGACCATAGCGGATGCTGTTCCCCGCCTCCACGGTAAACGCATGCTTCGACACATTCACATCGGGCGGCCGCAACTCGATTCCGAGCGCCGCGCACTCGCGCTTCTGCACGACAAGCGCATCGGTATTGTCCATTTCTGTCGTCATTACCGCCGCCATGAATGCGGCCGGATGGTTGGCCTTGAGCCAGGCAGTCTGGTACGCCAGCAGGGCATAAGCCGCCGAGTGCGACTTGTTGAAGCCGTAACCGGCAAACTTCTCCATCAGGTCGAAGATCCCGGTCGCCCGGCCACGGTCCGTACCGCGCTCCGCCGCGCGGTCGGTGAATCCCGCGCGCTGCTTGGCCATCTCCTCGGCCTTTTTCTTGCCCATCGCACGGCGCAGCAGGTCGGCCTCGCCGAGTGAATAGCCGGCCAGGCGCTGGGCGATCTGCATCACCTGCTCCTGGTAGAGAATCACGCCGTAGGTTTCCCGCAGTACCGGTTCCAGGTCCGGGTGCAGGTAATCGATGGGCTGGCTCGCATCGGCGTGCTTGCGGTTGATGAAGTCGTCAACCATCCCCGACTGCAGCGGGCCAGGCCGGAACAACGCCACCAGCGCCACGATGTCGCCGAAGCTGTCGGGCTGCAAGCGACGCATCAGGTCACGCATGCCCGGCGATTCGAGCTGGAAGACACATATCGTCTTGCAGGCCTTGAGCAACGCGAAGGTGGCTGGATCATCCAGCGGCAACTGACGGATATCGACAGGCGCCTCACCGCCGGCCTCTCGTTCAGCATTGATCACGCGTACCGCACGATCGATGATCGTCAGTGTGCGCAGGCCCAGAAAGTCGAACTTGACGAGCCCCGTCGCCTCAACGTCATCCTTGTCGAACTGGGTAACAGCCGTCTTTTCGCCGGCCACCTGATAAAGCGGCGTGAACTCGGTGATCTCCCGCGGTGCGATGACGATGCCACCGGCATGCCGGCCGGCATTGCGCACCAGTCCCTCAAGCTGCCGGGCCAGGTCGATGAGACTGCGCACCTCATCATCCTCCGCATACAGTGCGGCCAGCTCGGCTTCCTGCTGCAGGGCAATCCCGAGCGTCATCTCGACACCTGGCGCATTGGGAATCAGCTTCGCGATGCGGTCGACGAAACCGTAGGGATGGCCGAGCACGCGCCCCGTATCCCGTACCACGGCGCGCGCAGCCATGGTGCCGTAGGTGATGATCTGCGAGACGCGGTCACGCCCATAGCGCTCGCCGACATACTCGATTACCCGGTCACGGCCCTCCATGCAGAAGTCGATGTCGAAGTCCGGCATGGACACGCGCTCCGGATTCAGGAAACGCTCGAAGAGCAGATCGTAGCGGATCGGATCGAGGTCGGTGATGCCGAGCACCCACGCGACCAGCGAGCCGGCACCGGAACCACGCCCCGGGCCCACCGGAATCTCATGCTCTTTCGCCCAGCGGATGAAGTCGGCGACGATCAGGAAATAGCCTGCGAAACCCATCCGGCAGATCACCGACAGCTCATCGGCAAGACGTTGCTGATAGCCGGCCACGGGACCGCTGACCTGACCGGGACCGGTTTCGGACAGGCGCTGTGCAAGTCCCGCTTCTGCCTGCTCGCGCAGATAGTCTGCCGGCAGCAGGCCGTTGGGCACCGCATAGTCCGGCAGATGGGTTTCACCCAGGCTGAGCGTGACGTTGCAGCGCCTTGCGATCTCTACCGAGTTCGCCAGCGCCTCGGGCAGGTCGGCAAACAGCGACTGCATCTCTTCCGGTGTGCGCAGGTATTGCTGCTCGCTGTACAGGCGCGGACGACCGGGATCAGCAAGGGTTCTGCCCTGCTGGATGCAGACCCGCGCCTCATGTGCATCGAAGTCATCGGGCTTCAGAAAACGCACATCGTTGGTCGCAACGACCGGCAGTCCCATCCGGCTCGCAAAAAGCGTTGCCGCTTCGACATAGGCATTTTCGTGCGGCCGGCCAGTGCGCTGCAGTTCGATGTAGAAGTCACCACCGAACCACTCGCTGTATGCCGCTGCGGCACGTTCGGCACGTTCCGGCGGCCCGCCGAGCAGCGCGCGGCCAAGCACACCGTCCTGGCCGCCTGACAGGGCAACCAGTCCGCTCGTGGCACCGCCATCAAACCAGCTGGCATGTACCTGGGGTATGCCGTCAACCTGGCCCTCCAGCCAGGCACGGCTGAGCAGGCGGGACAGGCTGCGATAGCCGGCAGCGTTCCGGCACAGGAGAACCAGTCGCGCACCGTCGGCCTGCTCCTCGCGGCCTGTCACCCGGATTTCAGCCCCGATCAGCGGCTTGATACCGGCATCGAGCGCCTGACGATAGAACTTGACCAGGCCGAACAGATTGCCCTGATCGGTAATGGCGACGGCCGGCATGCCGGCCGCAGCTGTGGCAGCCACAAGTCCAGACAGGCGCACAACGCTGTCGATCAGCGAGTACTCGGTATGCACGTGCAGATGCACGAAACCAGGCGCTGTCATCACGACAGTTCCACAGGCCGTCTCGCGCCGGTCAATGCGGCACGCACAGGCGCAAAGCTGCGGCGATGCGCCGGACAGGGACCGAGCGCCAGCAACGCGGCCCGATGTTCGGCGGTCGGATAACCCTTGTGGCGGTCGAAGCCATAGCCGGGATACTCGACATGCAGTTCCATCATCAACTGATCGCGATGGACCTTGGCGAGTATCGAAGCAGCCGAAATCGCCGGACAGCTCCGGTCGCCGCCGATCACGGTCTCTACGGTTCCCGTGAAGCCATCGAACCGTGGCGCCCGGTTGCCATCGATCTGCACCAGATCAGGCCGCATGCCCAGGCCGGCAAAGGCGCGGGACATGGCCAGCATTGTGGCGTGCAGGATATTCAGCGAATCGATTTCTGCATGCGTCGCGACACCGATGCACCAGGCGAGCGCACTGCTGCGGATTTCGTCCACCAGCGCCTCGCGGCGGGCCGCGCTCAGTTGCTTGGAATCACGCACACCGGGAAGAACCTGACCGGGAGTGAGTACCACCGCGGCGGCGACGACTGCGCCAGCCAGCGGCCCGCGTCCGGCTTCATCGATGCCAGCTACGGTAGTGGCGCGACCGCCGGGGTTATTCGGTGTGAAAGAGGAATACATGGAATGCGGGATTATACGGAGCTGAACCGGCCGCGCAGCGCTCCTGCAATCGGCCCGTGGCCCGGAACTCAGCTCCGCTTCAGCATCGCCAATACCGTGTCCGCTGCGCGCTCGCTGGCAGCGTGGCGCAGCCGGTCTCCCAGCTCACGAAAGCGCCCGGCCAGACGCTGGCGATTTTCCGGCTTCTCCAGCAACTCAAGCAGCGCAGCACCGAGTATCGCCGGCTCAACCTGACCCTGCACGAACTCCGGCACCAAACGCTCGTCGGCGAGCAGATTCGGCAGCGCCATGTACTGCACATGGATCAGCCGAAAAAGCTTCACCAGCGCATAGCTGAGTGGCGAGATACGGTACGCCACCACCATCGGCCGGTTGAGCAGCATGGCCTCGAGCGTGGCCGTGCCGGAGGCCAGCAGAATCGCATCGGCGGCCGCCATGACCGTGTGTGACTGGCCATCGACCAGCTGTATCGGCAACCCACCCGCCACCCGCTGCCATTGCGCCGCGAAACGGGTACGCAAGGCCGGCGTCGCCATTGGCGCGACAAAGACTACATCAGGCAGGCGAGAGCTCAGCCAGCGTGCGGTTTCAGCGAATACCGGACCGAGTCGCTCGAGTTCGCCGCCCCGGCTGCCGGGCAGCAGGGCCACCACTCGCCCCGTCTCCGGCAAACCGAGCGCCCGGCGTGCGGGTACGGGATCCGGGTCAGCCGGCAGTTCATCGGCGAGCGGGTGACCGACGAAAACGGCTGGCACCTGGTGCCGCTGCAGGAACTCCGCCTCAAATGGGAGCAGGCACAACACATTGTCGCAGGCTTCACGCAACACGCGAACCCGACCGCTGCGCCACGCCCATACGGAGGGCGACACATAGTGCACAGTCGGTATACCCGCTCTGCGCATCGTCCGCTCGATGCGGAGGTTGAAATCCGGCGCATCGATGCCGATGTACAGGTCGGGCGGATCGGCGAGCAGACGCGCCTCGAGTTCGCGGATGATGCGCCGCAGACGCGGCAGATGGCGTACGACCTCGGCAAGGCCCATCACGGCCAGTTCATCGCTATGCCGCCAGGCTTCTGCGCCGGCGGCCTGCATCAGTGGTCCGGCAATGCCGGCAAAGCGGATTTCCGGATGCCGCGCATTTACGGCGTGGATCAGGCCGGCACCGAGCCGGTCTCCGGAAATCTCACCCGCAACGATGGCAATCCGCGACATGCGGCGAGTCAGCGGATCAGGCTCCGCTCGGAGGAATCGATGAAATCGACCAGGATGCGCAGCTCTGGCTGGCTCTCCGCAAGCGCCGCGATCCGGTCACGCGCCTCCGCCAGCTGCAGGCCATCGCGGTACAGGATCCGGTATGCGTCCTTCAGGTTGCGCAGCTGCTCGGTACTGAAACCGCGACGCTTGAGTCCTTCGGTATTGATGCCATGCGGAGCAGTCGGCTGCCCCGCCACCATGACATAGGGCGGTACGTCACGGGTGATACCGGCAAAACCGCCGAGGAAGCTGTGTGCGCCCAGCCGGCAGTACTGGTGGATCGCAGAGAACCCACTGCAGATCACGTGATCGCCAACCTGTACATGGCCGGCAAGCGTCGTGTTATTGGAGCAAATCACATCGTTGGCCAGGACGCAGTCATGGGCGATATGGACGTAGGCCATGATCCAGTTGTCGTTGCCGATACACGTGACACCCTTGTCCTGGGTCGTGCCGCGGTGAACCGTACAGAACTCACGGAAGGTGTTGCGGTCGCCGATCTCCAGCCGCGTCTCCTCACCGCCATACTTCTTGTCCTGCGGATCCTCGCCGATGACGGCAAAGCCGAAGATCCGGTTGTCGCGACCGATGGTTGCCGGCCCCTTGAGCAGCGCATGGGCACCGATTGTGGTACCCGCGCCGACATGCACGCCAGGACCGATGATGGCGTATGGGCCGACGCTGACACTGCTGTCGAGTTCGGCCTCGGCCGATACGATCGCGGTTGGATGAATTGCAGTCACTCAGGAGTCCCGGTTGATGCGCTTTTCGACGGCCCGAAGCCGGCGCGCAAGTTCGTCAAGCTGACCAAATCGCACCATGTTCCTGCGCCAGCGCTGCAGGGTATCCGCAGGCGTACCGCCACCGGCATAGATACCTGGTTTCAGCAATGAACCCGTCACGCTCGTCCCGCCACCGATTACGACGTCATCAGCAATGACGATATGACCAGCAATGGCAGCCCTTCCGCCGATCGTGCAGCGTGCGCCGATGATCGTACTGCCGGATATGCCAGCCTGGCCGGCAATCACCGTATGCGCACCGATGCGCACATTGTGCCCGACCTGTATCTGGTTATCGAGCTTGACACCATCAGCGACAAACGTATCGCCGATTGCACCGCGATCGATGGTCGTGCAGGCACCGATCTCGACATCGTCACCAATAACCACGCCGCCAATCTGCGGTACCTTGAGCTGGCTGCCGTCGCGTTCACGCGCAAAACCGAAGCCATCCGCGCCGATGACAGCACCCGAATGAATGATGCAGCGACTGCCGAGCCTGACACCCGTGTAGATCACTGCACCAGCGCAGATGCGGGTACCTGCGCCGACTTCCACACCTTCACCGATGACCACATTCGCGCCGATGCTCACCCGTTCGCCAAGCGACACCCTGTCAGCAAGCACGGCACCGGCATCGATCTGGCAACTCGACGGGACCAGGGTCGCGGCACCAAGTACAGCAGCCGCATGGATACCCGGCCGCAGCGGTGGCACGGGATGCAGCTCTGCGGCGACCCGCGCATAGACTGCGTAGGGATCCTGCGCAACGAGAACAGCAACGGGACACCCGGCCGCATCCGCGGTACGGAGTATCACGGCTGTCGCCCGCGTAGAGGCCAACTGGGAGCGGTAAACGGGGTTGGCGAGAAAACTGATGGAACCCGGCGCCGCCGAAGCGAGCGTGGCAACCCCGTGCACGACGCTGTCCGGGTCGCCGCGCAATTCACAGCCGTAGCGGACGGCCAGCTGACCCAGTGTCATACCCATGGAATCAAGCGCATCAGGCGGCCCGCTGGCGCCGGCCGGCGCGCCAGTGCCTCAGGGCTTGGCTGGCGCTTTGGCAGCACCCGACCGACTCTGCAGGGCCTGCAATACCTGCGCGGTGACATCGAGGCCCGGACTCACATACAGGGCATCGCTGATGATCAGGTCATACCCGCCCTGACGGGCAAAGCTCTCCACTTCTCCAAGCAGATTGACGCGCAGCTTGCCGAGTTCCTCGTTCTTGCGGTTGTTAAGGTCCTCACGGAGTTCATCGAGCTGGCGTGTCAGGTCACGCTCGTCGCGCCGCATGTCGTTCTCCGCGTTGCGACGCTCGTCGGCACCCATCACTGCCGCATCCTTCTGCATCTTGTCGGCGCGGTCCTTGAATGCCTTCTGCTTGGCCAGCAGATCACGTTGCCGCGGGGCAAATTCATTCTCGAGTGAACGATTTGCCGCATTGGCCTGTGGCGACTCGGCCAGCAAACGCGCCACGTTGACGAAGCCCACCTTGAGCGGTTTCGCCGCCTGCGCCAGTACGACCTGCGGTACGGCCAGCAAACCGGTTATCGTCGCCAGCACCGCCCACTTCCTGATCTGCAACATCGTAATTCCCTGTTTCATTAAGAGTTTAAGTTCCGGCGGCTGCCGCCGCCATCCCGGATCCCGCACCTGAAATTGTTCTTAACACGCCCGGACCTAGAACGCACCACCGATCGAGAACTGGAATCGCTCGGTCTTGTCACCCCACAAAGTGGTGGTACCGTCGTCAGCATCCATCGGGAAAGCATAGCTGAAACGGAACAACCCAAGGGGCGCCAGCCATTGGGCCGATATGCCGTAAGAACGCTTCAGGTTGCTCGCATCGAAATGATAGTCGATCGGTTGAAGCTGTTTGTCGTAAAACTGGACATCGCCAACCGAATAGACGTTACCCATGTCGAAAAACAGGGTAAATCGCGACTTGGCCTCCCACTTCTCCGGAATCGGCAGCAGCAGCTCGACCTGACCCGCCGTCAGCAGGTCGCCGCCATAGGGTCTGCCGAACGTATCCTTGGGGCCCAGGTCGTTTTCCCGGTAACCACGCACCGTATCCGGACCACCTGCAAAGTAGTTTCTGTATGGCGGCAATGAAGTCGTATCACCGAGCGCCGCGCCATAACCGAGGTCGAGGCTGAACAGGAAGGTTGCCCAGCGGTTGACCGGCAGGTATTTCTGGAAATTGTAGTTGAGTGTGTAGTACTCGACATCACTGCCCGGAACCGTAACGTTGGCGGTCAGCCGATGGCGGGCACCACGGTCCGCAAACAAGCCGCGGTTGCGGGTGTCGTAGACCCAGCCTGCCAGCAACTCGACGGTATCGAACTTGGTGGTGTATATCGCACCACCCGGCACGATATCAGTCGTACTGTTACCGTTATTGCGCACCCACCGCTGCGCCTGCTCGGTCTGGAAGCTGTCGCTGAGCAACTCGGAACTCTGCAGCGTGCCGCCGAAGATGAGCCGCTGGTACTCGGTGACCGGATAACTGTATTCGGCAGACACGGACAGGGTCTTGGTCGAAAAGTCGGACGCATCCGAGGTGAACTGCGTGATGTCGCGATAGGCAAGGCTGATCGTACGACTGACCTCATTGATCGTCGTGTAGGGGTCCGTGTAGGAAAGCCCGTAGACAGTACGGTACTGACCTGTATTGACATCGGCCTGAACGCGGTTGCCGCTGCCCATGAAATTGGTGTGCACGAAGTTCCCGTTGAATATCAGCTTCTGCGACTGGGAATAGCCAACACCGCCGCCAAACTGCCCCGGGAGGCCCTCCTTGATGTCGAAATCCAGATCAACGAGATCCGGCGTACCCGGCACCGGATTGGTGGTTTCCTCCACCTTCTCGATATAAGGCAAACGCTGCAGACGGATCTTCGAGCGCTCCAGCCGGCTGTTCGACAGGTAGCCGTCCTCCAGTTGCCGAACCTCGCGCCGCAACACCTCATCGTTGATGGAAGATGTGCCGTTGAAATTGATACGCCGCACGTAGACGCGGTTCTTCGGTTCGACATAGAGCGTGATCGCCGCGGTCTTGGCCTCCCGGTCAAGCTCCGGCACTGGATCGACGCTGGCGAATGCGTAGCCCTCTTCACTCAGGCGCAGGCGGATCATGTCCGCGCTCTGCGTAATCAGTTGCTGCGAATAGCCCTGCCCGGGCTTGACCCGTATAAACGGATTGAGCTGCGCCTCCGACAGCACCAGATCTCCGGCGAGACGTACATCGCTGATCCTGTAGCGATCGCCTTCGAGCAGATTGATCGTAACGAAAATATCCCGTTTGTCGGGAGATATCGCCACCTGGGTCGACTCGATGTTGAAATCGGCAAAACCCCTGTCCATGTAAAAGGAGCGCAGCGTTTCCAGATCCCCGGACAGCGCTTCGCGCGAATAGCGATCGTCCTGCCTGATGAACGACAGCCAGGTCGGTGTCTTCAGCTCGAATCGCTCGAGAATTTCCTTGTCGCTGAAGCTGTGATTGCCGACCAGATTGATTTGCCTGATCCGGGCGCGGTCGCCTTCCTTGATCGTGATGGCGATTGCGACCTTGTTGTCCGGCAAGGTTTCGACGGCCGTTGTTACCTTTGCCGCATATTTGCCACGACTGAAATACTGGTCGGTCAGCGACTGCTCGACCTCATCCAGCACGGACTGGTTGAAGATACGGCCCTGCTTGAGGCCGATCCTCGCCAGCGGTTCCTGCAGGTCTTCAGTCTTGATGTCCTTGTTGCCGGTTATCGAGAAACTTGCAATCGACGGGCGCTCCGACACGGCAATGATCAGGGTTCCACTATCCCAGCGTATCTCGACATCGCGAAAGAAACCGGTGCCATACACTGCCCGGATGGCCTCCTGGATACGACCCTGATCGATGCGGTCACCGATATTTACCGGCAGGTAATTGAACACCGTGCCTTCGGCGATCCGCTGCAGGCCTTCGACGCGGATATTGCGCACCACCAGATCATCGGCATCAGGGGCCGCAACCTGGCCGTGTGCGACCAGTGCCAGCAGCAGCAAGGCCGGTACAAACAGCAGGCGCGCAAATCGATAACCCGGCGAAAACAGACCCATCACTGACTCAGCCGAGCAATCTGGAAATATCGTTGTAAAAAGCGAAGCTCATCAGGAGCAGCAGCAGGCCGATGCCCACTTGCTGCCCGATCATCTGCGCACGTTCCGACAAGGGGCTGCCCTTCAACTGCTCGGCCAGCGTGTAGACGATTTGACCGCCATCAAGCATCGGCACAGGCAGCAGATTGAGTACACCGAGACTGATACTGACCACTGCAAGAAAACCCAGAAATGCCGAAATCCCGATGCTCGCACTATAGCCTGCATATTGGGCGATATTGATCGGACCACTGATATTCTTTACCGAAACATCACCAACCAGCATCCGCCAGATCATGCGCAGCGTCAGCGCGCTCATCTCCCAGGTCCTGACAGAGGCACGTTGCAGGGCTTCAAGGGGCGCATAACGCTCCTCGGCGCGCATGCTGTCGAATTCGCCGGGTGACAGCAGAACCGCGGCACCGATACGGCCAATTGAACCGGCATCGCTGTCCACCGCTTCCACATCGACCGGCAGATCCAGCTCTTCCTCAGCCCTCTCCAACTTGACTTCAATACGCTGTCCGGGGCGGGCACGTATCATTTCCACCCATTCCGCCCAGTTGCCCACAGCGATACCATCGACCGCCAGCACCCGGTCACCGGACTGGATACCGGCACGCTCGGCAGGGCCGCCCGCAACCAGCTCACCGATAACCGCATCCGGGACGGGCCTCCAGGGCCTGAAGCCGAGCTTCACAAACAACTGCCCCGGCTCCGTCAACTCGGACTCAAGGCCTGCTGTCTGCAGCACCACCCGCCGCACTGCCGGCGACTCGGCACCATTCCTCCAACTCACATCGAGACGAATCGCTCCGTTGGTCAGCAGTTCATCCAGCATGCCCAACGTGGCGGACTCCCAGGTCAGAACGCGCCGCGTCCCGACCGAAACGATGGTGTCGCCTTCGCTCAACCCGGCACTCGCGGCCACTGACCCGGGGTCGACGGCACCGATCACTGGCTTGATGCCCGGCACACCGTGCATGAACATCAGCGTATAGGCGAGCACGGCAAAAACCAGATTGAACGCCGGCCCGGCAAACAGAACGGCCATGCGCACCGGTCCCGACTGCCGGTTGAATGCGCGCCCGCGCTCGGCAAAGCTCACCGCACAATCCCGTTCGTCA encodes the following:
- the rnhB gene encoding ribonuclease HII, which produces MYSSFTPNNPGGRATTVAGIDEAGRGPLAGAVVAAAVVLTPGQVLPGVRDSKQLSAARREALVDEIRSSALAWCIGVATHAEIDSLNILHATMLAMSRAFAGLGMRPDLVQIDGNRAPRFDGFTGTVETVIGGDRSCPAISAASILAKVHRDQLMMELHVEYPGYGFDRHKGYPTAEHRAALLALGPCPAHRRSFAPVRAALTGARRPVELS
- the lpxB gene encoding lipid-A-disaccharide synthase, with translation MSRIAIVAGEISGDRLGAGLIHAVNARHPEIRFAGIAGPLMQAAGAEAWRHSDELAVMGLAEVVRHLPRLRRIIRELEARLLADPPDLYIGIDAPDFNLRIERTMRRAGIPTVHYVSPSVWAWRSGRVRVLREACDNVLCLLPFEAEFLQRHQVPAVFVGHPLADELPADPDPVPARRALGLPETGRVVALLPGSRGGELERLGPVFAETARWLSSRLPDVVFVAPMATPALRTRFAAQWQRVAGGLPIQLVDGQSHTVMAAADAILLASGTATLEAMLLNRPMVVAYRISPLSYALVKLFRLIHVQYMALPNLLADERLVPEFVQGQVEPAILGAALLELLEKPENRQRLAGRFRELGDRLRHAASERAADTVLAMLKRS
- the lpxA gene encoding acyl-ACP--UDP-N-acetylglucosamine O-acyltransferase, whose product is MTAIHPTAIVSAEAELDSSVSVGPYAIIGPGVHVGAGTTIGAHALLKGPATIGRDNRIFGFAVIGEDPQDKKYGGEETRLEIGDRNTFREFCTVHRGTTQDKGVTCIGNDNWIMAYVHIAHDCVLANDVICSNNTTLAGHVQVGDHVICSGFSAIHQYCRLGAHSFLGGFAGITRDVPPYVMVAGQPTAPHGINTEGLKRRGFSTEQLRNLKDAYRILYRDGLQLAEARDRIAALAESQPELRILVDFIDSSERSLIR
- the lpxD gene encoding UDP-3-O-(3-hydroxymyristoyl)glucosamine N-acyltransferase, with amino-acid sequence MGMTLGQLAVRYGCELRGDPDSVVHGVATLASAAPGSISFLANPVYRSQLASTRATAVILRTADAAGCPVAVLVAQDPYAVYARVAAELHPVPPLRPGIHAAAVLGAATLVPSSCQIDAGAVLADRVSLGERVSIGANVVIGEGVEVGAGTRICAGAVIYTGVRLGSRCIIHSGAVIGADGFGFARERDGSQLKVPQIGGVVIGDDVEIGACTTIDRGAIGDTFVADGVKLDNQIQVGHNVRIGAHTVIAGQAGISGSTIIGARCTIGGRAAIAGHIVIADDVVIGGGTSVTGSLLKPGIYAGGGTPADTLQRWRRNMVRFGQLDELARRLRAVEKRINRDS
- a CDS encoding OmpH family outer membrane protein gives rise to the protein MKQGITMLQIRKWAVLATITGLLAVPQVVLAQAAKPLKVGFVNVARLLAESPQANAANRSLENEFAPRQRDLLAKQKAFKDRADKMQKDAAVMGADERRNAENDMRRDERDLTRQLDELREDLNNRKNEELGKLRVNLLGEVESFARQGGYDLIISDALYVSPGLDVTAQVLQALQSRSGAAKAPAKP